The DNA window TATCCTAAATTAGAAGAAGGTAGTTTAACAAAAATTAGGGCAAATTATGTATGTCAATCAGCATTAATTTATTATTCTAAACAATTAGGTTTGGATAAACACATTAAAGTTAATGATGAAGAACATAATATAACTCATAATGAAATATTATCCATTTCTGCAGACATTTTTGAATCTTTTTTAGGTGCTATTTATATTGATCAAGGTATGAATAAAGCTAGAGAATATTTAGCTAATAATATATTTAAATATATTGATGAAAATAAAATATTCTTTTATGATTATAAATCTGCTGTTAAAGAATATGGTGATGCTACAGAAGTTAATGTAGATTATGAAACTGTTAAAGAATATGGTGTTCCTCATGATAAAACATTTGTCATAAGAATACTTATTGACGGTGAACCTTATGGTCAAGGTAAAGGTAAAAACAAGAAAGAAGCAGAACAATTAGCTGCTCAACAAGCTATTCAAAAATTGCATATTAATTAAATTATTATTTTTTTTAATTAATATTATATGGATTTATTGAAATTTTCTTAATTTTT is part of the Methanobrevibacter wolinii SH genome and encodes:
- the rnc gene encoding ribonuclease III, which codes for MEELLEKFDIVPNNMDIFEIAFIHGSYSTSHDLDYDYERLEFLGDSVLNLIVSDYIFNKYPKLEEGSLTKIRANYVCQSALIYYSKQLGLDKHIKVNDEEHNITHNEILSISADIFESFLGAIYIDQGMNKAREYLANNIFKYIDENKIFFYDYKSAVKEYGDATEVNVDYETVKEYGVPHDKTFVIRILIDGEPYGQGKGKNKKEAEQLAAQQAIQKLHIN